One window of Medicago truncatula cultivar Jemalong A17 chromosome 2, MtrunA17r5.0-ANR, whole genome shotgun sequence genomic DNA carries:
- the LOC25487063 gene encoding 9-cis-epoxycarotenoid dioxygenase NCED1, chloroplastic, producing MATSTASSNTWINTKLGSSSSYSSPFKDSRSNSITLKKKRSISQNNKISCSLQTTLPFPKQYQPSKPKTVIPTKEPKPNQPITKTLPKQQQEQKQHKWNLLQKAAATALDFVETTLIKQEQKHPLPKTSDPRVQIAGNFAPVPEHPVTQSLPITGKIPTNIDGVYLRNGANPLYEPVAGHHFFDGDGMVHAVKFTNGSVSYSCRFTETHRLAQEKALGRPVFPKAIGELHGHSGIARLALYYARSLCGLVDGTHGMGVANAGLVYFNNRLLAMSEDDIPYHIRVTPNGDLTTVCRYDFDNQLKSTMIAHPKVDPVDKNMYALSYDVVQKPYLKYFRFDASGVKSPDVEIPLEQPTMMHDFAITENFVVVPDQQVVFKLGEMIRGGSPVVYDKEKVSRFGVLSKNAEDSSEMIWIDAPECFCFHLWNAWEEPENDEVVVIGSCMTPADSIFNECEENLESVLSEIRLNLKTGKSTRRPIIKESEQVNLEAGMVNKNKLGRKTQFAYLALAEPWPKVSGFAKVDLFSGEVKKYIYGENRFGGEPLFLPNSDSENEDDGYILTFVHDEKEWKSELQIVNAATLKLEASIQLPSRVPYGFHGTFINSNDLKKQE from the coding sequence ATGGCAACATCAACGGCTTCATCAAACACATGGATTAACACCAAACTtggttcatcatcttcatactCTTCTCCTTTCAAAGATTCAAGATCAAATTCAATCActttaaagaagaaaagatcTATCTcccaaaacaacaaaatctcATGCTCACTTCAAACAACACTACCTTTTCCTAAACAATACCAACCTAGTAAACCAAAAACGGTAATTCCCACAAAAGAACCAAAACCAAACCAACCCATAACAAAAACATtaccaaaacaacaacaagaacaaaaacaacacaaatggAACCTTCTACAAAAAGCCGCCGCCACCGCCCTCGACTTCGTCGAAACAACCTTAAtcaaacaagaacaaaaacaccCACTACCCAAAACCTCCGACCCACGTGTTCAAATTGCCGGTAACTTCGCCCCAGTACCGGAACACCCGGTAACCCAATCTCTTCCAATTACCGGCAAAATCCCAACCAACATTGACGGTGTTTACCTCCGTAACGGCGCCAATCCACTTTACGAGCCAGTAGCCGGTCACCACTTCTTCGACGGAGACGGTATGGTCCACGCCGTTAAATTCACAAACGGCTCCGTAAGTTACTCTTGCCGCTTCACCGAAACCCACCGTTTGGCCCAAGAAAAAGCCCTGGGCCGGCCCGTTTTTCCAAAAGCCATAGGTGAACTTCATGGTCATTCAGGCATAGCACGTTTAGCACTTTACTATGCTCGTAGCCTCTGTGGGCTTGTTGATGGGACCCACGGAATGGGTGTTGCTAACGCTGGTTTGGTTTATTTCAATAACCGTTTGTTAGCTATGTCTGAAGATGATATTCCTTATCATATTCGTGTCACACCTAACGGTGATTTAACCACCGTTTGCCGTTATGATTTCGATAATCAACTCAAATCTACAATGATAGCTCATCCCAAGGTTGATCCAGTTGATAAGAATATGTATGCTTTGAGCTATGACGTAGTTCAAAAGCCTTATTTGAAATACTTTCGTTTTGATGCGTCCGGAGTTAAGTCTCCGGACGTTGAGATTCCGTTGGAGCAGCCTACTATGATGCATGACTTCGCGATCACTGAGAATTTCGTTGTTGTGCCTGATCAACAAGTTGTGTTTAAATTGGGTGAAATGATCCGTGGTGGGTCGCCTGTTGTTTACGATAAGGAGAAAGTCTCGAGGTTCGGGGTTTTATCCAAGAATGCTGAAGATTCTTCTGAGATGATTTGGATTGATGCACCAGAGTGTTTCTGTTTTCATCTGTGGAATGCGTGGGAAGAGCCTGAAAATGATGAAGTTGTGGTGATTGGATCATGTATGACACCGGCTGATTCGATATTCAATGAATGTGAAGAGAATTTGGAGAGTGTTTTGTCTGAAATTCGGTTGAATTTGAAGACAGGGAAATCAACTAGAAGACCTATAATCAAAGAATCTGAACAAGTGAATTTGGAAGCTGGAATGGTGAACAAGAACAAATTGGGAAGAAAGACACAATTTGCTTATCTTGCTCTTGCTGAACCATGGCCTAAAGTTTCCGGGTTCGCGAAAGTTGATCTTTTCAGCGGCGAAGTTAAGAAATATATTTACGGTGAAAACAGATTTGGCGGGGAGCCTCTGTTTTTACCAAATTCCGATTCTGAGAACGAAGATGATGGTTATATTTTGACATTTGTTCATGATGAGAAAGAATGGAAATCAGAATTGCAGATTGTGAATGCTGCTACTTTGAAGCTTGAAGCTTCTATTCAGCTTCCTTCTCGTGTTCCTTATGGATTTCATGGAACTTTCATTAATTcaaatgatttgaagaaacaagAATGA